A window of Micrococcales bacterium genomic DNA:
GCTCACGGTAAGTAAAAACGAAGAAGTCGCCCAGGTCTATGGCGGCGGCACGGAGCAGCTCTTCGAGTGACTGGTCCAGGCCTAGCCAGAGCGATAGAGATCAGCATCGAGGGTACGGCGAGCGTTGGGCACGCGGGCAAGCATCCAGCTACCACCTTTGAGTACCCAGCCAGAGTCTTCGAAGAACACCCGGCACAAGAATCGGTCGTAGTATGTCTGGCGGATCATGTCTTCCACAGGCCGTGTCTGGTCCTGCTTGTACGCACTCTTGGCGGCTCCTTTGATAGCCATTTCCACCGCGCGCCAGCCATGATGCTTCTCCAGAGAGTCCGTCATGATGTCTCACTCTCTTTATCGGACTTGCTGCTGGACGTGGCAGTACGGGCCACCGCCAGCGGTGGCTTCATACGCCCCGACGCCTCCATCAGTTGCCGCCTCCTTCGGGAGTCCAGTTCAATGCGCGGCATCGGGACCCTGGCAAGACTCTCCTGAATACTCTTGATGGAGGCCATGGCTTCTGGAGTCATCACCGGCTTCATCTGGGATACGGCACGAGCGATCTTAGACAGGGCCGGTGCAATCGTTAGAGTCAGAGCTTGCTGCGACTCTATGAGTTGCTTCAGAACAGTACTGCTGGCGAGTGCCACAGCCGTCGATTGCGCTGTGGCAGTCACGGCTTTGAGGACAGCTGGATCGACTGTCTTGGCATACTCATCAAGAATCTTCCCCGCCAGCGGAGTGGCTACCACCGCTTTGGCCAGCGATTCCATGTCACGCCGGGCAAGCCTTTGAAGCTGGGCATAGAATGCCTGACCGTCGCCGCTCCTGAACCCATATCGTGCTGCCAGAGGCGACAGCAGTGCCACCATCCGGCCAGCGTCGATGCTCGTTACATCAGCAAAGACATCCGCGACAAGCGACTTGTCCATTCTTTCTTCCAGAAGGTCCGCGATGGTCTGCTCGGGCGTGGTGATCGGCAGTCCCTCCCGCCGCGTGCTGGCCTCCGCAGGCAGTTGCCTGACTCTAAAGACGAGTTCATGACGTTGCGTTTGACGGCGCTTCGGAACGGTGAACTGGTACGGCTCTGGAACCAGATCACCCAGCCCCAGCAGGTAGGCGGCGGTCGCGCCCGAAGCCACTGCATCAGCTGGCTTGCTGGTTAGACGCTTTTCTGCGGTGAGCTTTGGGCTGATTGAGAGCCAAGCTGCCTTCACGGCGTCGAACCGCCCGGTCGGCGCTCCTGCATTGCGGTAGATGCCTTGGCCGATACGCTCAAGGTGCCCTTGGTCGGCCAGACGGGATAGCTGGAGGCGCGTGATCCCGCAGGTGGCTGCCTGGGCTGTCGTGACCATGGCCCACTGGCTCGCAGTGAGGTCACTCAGCACACTAAGAGCATCCGTCGTTTTCATACTTGGATTGTATCTGCCTATTTGGTACATATCAAGCTCACATGCCCATCGCGGGCCGCGTGGCCGGTGGCCGGGCTAGCTGTTGCAGCACATCGGACACGTCAGGGGCCCGGTGAGCTTTGGCGATGTAGTGAGTCTTGGTGACCGCCGTGTCGGAGTGACCAAGTTGGGCGGCGGCATGGTCTGTGGCGCGTTTCCTATCCAACAGTGTGGCCACCGGGCGGAAACTGTGCGGGGCGCCCCATTCGAAGCCGGTGCCCGCGATGGCGTCACGCCACTGGCGACGGAAGGCGTTCGGCGAGCGGAACGAGCCAGATGTGGAAGGGAATACAGGGTCGTCTGGCGCAGGCCACCACGCCAACACTGCCTACGTCGCTACCGACGTGGTCGAGGGCGACACTGACCGCCCAGCCGGTCTGCAAAGCGTGGCGATTCGGCCGGCCAGCATCGATCACCAGTTTGGTGGGTTCACGTCGCCGATCTCGTAACTGGAACACGGCAACGGCGCCTCTGAGGCCGCGTACAGGTCAAATACGCCTGAGGCCCCAGCATCCAGTAGGCGGCTTTCCTTGCGTTCTGGCCTGCCAATACGTGGCTCTGCAGGGAGATGCCGGTAGCGTCTAACCATGGCCACGCCGCTTGCGCTCAACGAGATTCGGCGGCGTGCCGCGGGGTTTGTTCTGGACTGGAAGGACTCTCCCGGCCGCGAGAAACAGGATGGTCAAGACTTTGTGCGCGCCTTGCTGCAGGTTTACGGCATCACCAACAGGCGGGCCAGGCTGTTCGAGCACCAGGCGGAGCGGCTTTCGACGGGCAACCAGGGCTACATTGATGCCCTGATT
This region includes:
- a CDS encoding type IV toxin-antitoxin system AbiEi family antitoxin domain-containing protein yields the protein MKTTDALSVLSDLTASQWAMVTTAQAATCGITRLQLSRLADQGHLERIGQGIYRNAGAPTGRFDAVKAAWLSISPKLTAEKRLTSKPADAVASGATAAYLLGLGDLVPEPYQFTVPKRRQTQRHELVFRVRQLPAEASTRREGLPITTPEQTIADLLEERMDKSLVADVFADVTSIDAGRMVALLSPLAARYGFRSGDGQAFYAQLQRLARRDMESLAKAVVATPLAGKILDEYAKTVDPAVLKAVTATAQSTAVALASSTVLKQLIESQQALTLTIAPALSKIARAVSQMKPVMTPEAMASIKSIQESLARVPMPRIELDSRRRRQLMEASGRMKPPLAVARTATSSSKSDKESETS